The proteins below come from a single Paramormyrops kingsleyae isolate MSU_618 chromosome 25, PKINGS_0.4, whole genome shotgun sequence genomic window:
- the LOC140582968 gene encoding uncharacterized protein, producing the protein MSALNATVCLWRIDWLLPNGAVSVRIAPEDIPGSVSHGRTSTSGGGHRRKCRTGPPAPSSITVSAATSSTPSPVATSRGQQGSGRRRNTAGGRSGRRNWRKKQKGPFTKNLQNLVRFSNCKLGNPFDSTQVGEKIPCEDLTQSDDEVATILCRTPSMSEPEPEPCSPAFSSTSFLVPSPIPSSFVSSPSPSFFTDSPPPSPHVVSHVSPAPHPSSAPAMVHPTPPYQVPAHPSSQLVTGPTPPFMSPSVVFEKMERFNKLHNYYLSNYPKMTYEAKCLTYHWCIQFWSEFLNAISICKQGRDQNLEAHYTYVDNWVDEAEVIFPNDALDQLSAIPGVLELAVEMGYLCDVNSFL; encoded by the exons atgtctgccctgaacgccactgtgtgcctctggagaatcgactggctcctgccaaatggggcagtcagtgtccggattgctccggaagacatccccggttcagttagccatg gacgaaccagcaccagtggtggaggccatcggaggaaatgccgcactgggccgccggcacccagctccatcaccgtgtctgccgccacttcgtctactccctccccggtggcaaccagcaggggtcagcagggctcaggacgccgtagaaatacggcgggaggccggtcaggacgtagaaattggcgtaaaaaacaaaaggggccatttacaaaaaatttacagaatctagtacgcttcagtaactgcaaattgggaaacccgtttgactcaacccaagtgggtgagaagatcccgtgtgaggatctcacccagagtgacgacgaggttgcaaccatcctgtgtcgcactccatctatgtcagagcctgagcctgagccctgctcaccggccttctcctccacttcattcttagttccgtcacccatcccatcctcttttgtctcctctccatctccatctttttttacagactctcctcctccgtcaccacacgtagtctcacatgtaagcccagccccacatccatcttcagctccggccatggttcatcccacccctccgtatcaggttccagcgcacccctcatctcagctggttacgggtccgacacccccatttatgtccccttctgttgtttttgaaaaaatggaaagattcaataagttgcataactattatcttagcaactaccctaaaatgacctatgaggccaagtgcttaacttaccattggtgtattcagttttggagtgagtttttaaatgcaatttccatctgcaagcaggggagggaccaaaacctagaggctcactacacgtatgttgacaattgggttgatgaagctgaggtgatatttcctaatgatgcgctggaccagctgagtgccatccccggggtcctggagttggctgtggagatgggctatctgtgtgatgtaaatagttttttatag